A single region of the Halobacterium wangiae genome encodes:
- a CDS encoding FAD-dependent oxidoreductase, which yields MSTFVVVGGDAAGMSAASKAKRDNPDVDVVVFEKGEWVSYGACGLPYYIKGEIQSLDDLVSVTPEEFRQERDIDLRTGHEVVDIDPANRVVTARSADGEVTQAYDHLLVATGAEAVLPPIVGLEREGVYTLGSMSEGKDLREYVGRARSERELQQPDRGPACQFLETCHGPVGIVGGGYIGVEMAEALAANGFEVHLFQRGDRILKQFSEETSESILDHLGDQNVEVYLGAAVEELAGGDRVEAVVTDDLRVPVEMVLVGTGVRPRTALAADAGIEVGETGAIATDAYRETNVPDVYAAGDCAEAEHVVTGEPAYVPLALTANRHGRAIGQTVAGTPTKGGGIAGTAAVKAFEMEAARTGVLDDALAREVGFDPMTATIEAKSRAGYYPGGGTVQVTLTVDRPTGRVLGGSLASEFGEGAVHRSHALVGAVTEGITVEELSNYDLAYAPPFNTTWDPVLTAAKVVEGKR from the coding sequence ATGTCCACGTTCGTCGTCGTCGGCGGTGATGCTGCCGGCATGTCCGCGGCCAGTAAAGCGAAACGCGACAATCCCGACGTCGACGTCGTCGTCTTCGAGAAGGGGGAGTGGGTGTCCTACGGCGCCTGTGGGCTGCCCTACTACATCAAGGGCGAGATCCAGTCCCTCGACGACCTCGTGTCGGTCACCCCCGAGGAGTTCCGCCAGGAGCGGGACATCGACCTCCGAACCGGCCACGAGGTCGTCGACATCGACCCCGCGAATCGGGTCGTCACGGCGCGCAGCGCCGACGGTGAAGTGACCCAGGCGTACGACCACCTGCTCGTCGCGACAGGCGCGGAAGCGGTCCTGCCACCGATCGTGGGGTTGGAACGGGAGGGTGTCTACACGCTCGGGTCGATGTCGGAGGGCAAAGACCTCCGGGAGTACGTCGGCCGAGCGCGGTCCGAACGAGAGCTCCAGCAACCCGACCGGGGGCCTGCGTGCCAGTTCCTCGAGACGTGTCACGGACCCGTCGGCATCGTCGGGGGTGGGTACATTGGTGTGGAGATGGCGGAGGCGCTCGCGGCCAACGGCTTCGAGGTCCACCTCTTCCAGCGCGGCGACCGCATCCTGAAACAGTTCAGCGAGGAGACGAGCGAATCCATCCTCGACCACCTCGGCGACCAGAACGTCGAGGTATACCTCGGCGCAGCGGTCGAAGAACTCGCGGGCGGTGACCGGGTGGAAGCGGTCGTCACGGACGACCTCCGGGTTCCGGTCGAGATGGTGCTCGTCGGGACGGGCGTCCGTCCACGGACGGCTCTCGCCGCGGACGCCGGTATCGAAGTCGGCGAGACGGGCGCGATCGCGACCGACGCGTACCGGGAGACGAACGTCCCGGACGTGTACGCGGCGGGTGACTGTGCGGAGGCCGAGCACGTCGTCACCGGCGAGCCAGCGTACGTGCCCCTGGCGCTGACGGCGAACCGCCACGGGCGGGCGATCGGACAGACCGTCGCGGGCACACCGACGAAGGGCGGCGGTATCGCGGGGACGGCGGCCGTCAAGGCCTTCGAGATGGAGGCCGCCCGCACGGGAGTACTCGACGACGCGCTCGCTCGCGAGGTCGGGTTCGACCCGATGACCGCGACTATCGAGGCGAAGTCCCGCGCCGGCTACTATCCTGGCGGCGGCACCGTACAGGTGACGCTCACTGTCGACCGGCCGACCGGTCGCGTGCTGGGTGGCAGTCTCGCCTCAGAGTTCGGGGAAGGCGCCGTCCACCGGAGTCACGCGCTCGTCGGGGCGGTGACCGAGGGCATCACCGTCGAGGAGCTCTCGAACTACGATCTCGCGTACGCACCGCCGTTCAACACGACGTGGGACCCCGTGCTGACCGCCGCGAAAGTCGTCGAAGGCAAGCGCTGA
- a CDS encoding universal stress protein — translation MYDRILLSTDGTVASREAEAHAVALAAAHDAALHVLFVVDADVVSAYSGDEYVDEAEGPEHGLEEHGQHTLAEVREAATEAGVDVVETIRQGEPAETIVDYADEQGVDLLVLGTKRRPEEYRALLGSVTDRVLRLTTRPATVVKTEVAD, via the coding sequence ATGTACGACCGAATCTTGCTGTCGACGGACGGTACCGTCGCGTCCAGGGAGGCCGAGGCACACGCAGTCGCGCTCGCAGCGGCGCACGACGCCGCGCTCCACGTACTGTTCGTCGTCGACGCGGACGTCGTGTCCGCCTACAGTGGCGACGAGTACGTCGACGAGGCCGAAGGACCGGAACACGGCCTCGAGGAACACGGGCAGCACACGCTCGCCGAGGTCCGGGAAGCGGCGACTGAGGCCGGGGTGGACGTCGTCGAGACCATCCGACAGGGGGAACCCGCGGAGACGATCGTCGACTACGCCGACGAGCAGGGCGTCGACCTGCTCGTGCTCGGGACGAAACGACGACCGGAGGAGTACCGGGCGCTCCTCGGCAGTGTAACCGACCGCGTCCTGCGGTTGACGACACGGCCGGCGACCGTCGTGAAGACCGAGGTCGCCGACTGA
- a CDS encoding flavodoxin domain-containing protein translates to MASFLVYYGTGEGQTAKVADRIVETLIERGHDATAVDAAHGLGDRSLADFDAVVVGASIHAGKHQAAVTEFVEANHEALAGTPTAFFQVSMSSATEQGREQAAGYVESFLEATDWHPDRIATFGGALRFSEYGFLKRFLVKQVAKKEFPDVDRSADAEFTDWQAVADFANDVAAFVEGRLGVVPTDGAPATE, encoded by the coding sequence ATGGCTTCCTTCCTCGTCTACTACGGGACCGGAGAGGGACAGACCGCGAAGGTCGCCGACCGCATCGTCGAGACCCTCATCGAACGGGGCCACGACGCGACGGCGGTCGACGCCGCCCACGGGCTCGGAGACCGCTCGCTCGCGGACTTCGACGCGGTCGTCGTGGGCGCGTCGATCCACGCCGGCAAACACCAGGCGGCAGTCACGGAGTTCGTGGAGGCCAACCACGAGGCGCTGGCCGGGACACCGACGGCGTTCTTCCAGGTGTCGATGTCCTCGGCCACCGAGCAGGGCCGCGAGCAGGCCGCGGGCTACGTCGAGTCGTTCCTCGAAGCGACCGACTGGCACCCGGACCGCATCGCGACGTTCGGCGGCGCGCTGCGCTTCTCGGAGTACGGCTTCCTCAAGCGATTCCTGGTGAAACAGGTCGCGAAGAAGGAGTTCCCCGACGTGGACCGCTCGGCTGACGCCGAGTTCACGGACTGGCAGGCGGTCGCCGACTTCGCGAACGACGTCGCCGCGTTCGTCGAGGGGCGCCTCGGCGTCGTCCCGACCGACGGTGCGCCCGCCACAGAATGA
- a CDS encoding CPBP family intramembrane glutamic endopeptidase, translated as MPDATATTDGWFDVWAFLLFSHGWTWLWWSVPVLAGWHAFRFPGVVFLVVGGLGVTLGGVGMTWLVGGRRGLRELWRRLVDPGLVPSRWYLAVLFVWPALAVGGALLANVTGETRALSVEPLVELSVDPLALFATLLGIFLLGPLPEEIGWRGYWLDRLQRRWSALTASLVLGVAWAVWHAPLFVMVGYFSSWEFSPAPLPFAFNIVVAAVLYTWVYNNARRSVLAVVLFHFLQNATGQLLELSPRAESFQTILTVGFALAVIGWWGPRRLQRVEHADG; from the coding sequence GTGCCCGACGCAACCGCGACCACCGACGGCTGGTTCGACGTCTGGGCGTTCCTCCTGTTCTCTCACGGCTGGACGTGGCTCTGGTGGAGCGTCCCGGTCCTCGCTGGCTGGCACGCGTTCCGGTTCCCCGGCGTCGTCTTCCTCGTCGTCGGCGGCCTCGGCGTCACGCTCGGCGGCGTCGGCATGACCTGGCTGGTCGGCGGGCGACGGGGACTCCGGGAGTTGTGGCGTCGCCTCGTCGACCCCGGACTCGTGCCGTCGCGGTGGTACCTCGCAGTCCTGTTCGTGTGGCCGGCGCTCGCGGTTGGCGGCGCACTCCTCGCCAACGTCACGGGGGAAACGCGAGCACTCTCCGTCGAGCCGCTGGTCGAACTATCGGTGGACCCGCTCGCGCTGTTCGCGACGCTGCTCGGCATCTTCCTGCTCGGGCCACTCCCCGAGGAGATCGGGTGGCGCGGCTACTGGCTCGACCGCCTCCAGCGCCGCTGGAGCGCGCTCACCGCCAGCCTCGTGCTCGGCGTCGCGTGGGCGGTCTGGCACGCGCCGCTGTTCGTGATGGTCGGATACTTCAGTAGCTGGGAGTTCTCGCCGGCGCCGCTGCCGTTCGCGTTCAACATCGTCGTCGCCGCCGTCCTCTACACGTGGGTGTACAACAACGCCCGCCGCAGCGTGCTCGCCGTCGTCCTGTTCCACTTCCTCCAGAACGCGACCGGACAGCTCCTCGAACTCTCCCCACGGGCGGAGTCCTTCCAGACCATCCTGACGGTGGGCTTCGCCCTCGCGGTCATCGGGTGGTGGGGGCCACGGCGACTCCAGCGCGTCGAACATGCCGACGGTTGA
- a CDS encoding DUF998 domain-containing protein: MRQDEPDATTARGASRDAEAAAGALLFLVGGVALLGIITAEVLYPGYTTLQEISDLGASRPPNSVIYQPSASIFNATMLVSGALVLAGTFFAHRSLERRAVTVPLALFGAGIFGVGFFPGNVVPWHGLFALLTFVSGGFSAVLSARVVEGPFQYLCVAFGAFSLAVLASVFVLGESNPLLVLGLGGVERLVVYPILVWVTGFGGYLLGQASAPAQP, translated from the coding sequence ATGCGCCAGGACGAACCGGACGCCACCACCGCCAGAGGCGCTTCTCGTGACGCCGAGGCCGCCGCGGGCGCGCTGCTGTTCCTCGTCGGCGGCGTCGCGCTGCTCGGCATCATCACCGCCGAGGTGCTCTACCCGGGCTACACGACACTCCAGGAGATCAGCGACCTCGGAGCGTCGCGCCCACCGAACAGCGTGATCTACCAGCCCTCGGCGTCCATCTTCAACGCGACCATGCTCGTCTCCGGCGCGCTCGTCCTCGCCGGCACGTTCTTCGCCCACCGGTCGCTCGAGCGACGTGCGGTCACCGTGCCGCTCGCACTGTTCGGCGCGGGCATCTTCGGCGTCGGCTTCTTCCCCGGGAACGTGGTGCCCTGGCACGGCCTGTTCGCGTTGCTCACGTTCGTCAGCGGCGGGTTCTCCGCCGTGCTCTCGGCGCGCGTCGTCGAGGGTCCGTTCCAGTACCTCTGCGTCGCGTTCGGCGCGTTCTCCCTCGCTGTGCTGGCCAGCGTCTTCGTCCTGGGGGAGTCGAACCCGCTGCTCGTACTCGGCCTGGGCGGCGTCGAACGCCTGGTCGTCTACCCGATCCTAGTGTGGGTGACGGGGTTCGGCGGCTACCTGCTCGGCCAGGCCAGCGCACCCGCACAGCCCTAG
- a CDS encoding SLC13 family permease has translation MTDRRSLLAAAVAFVAVATAPLSGLATAGQYALATAAFAGTLWVTGGLPLPVTALTIPVLLTAFGVFPTVDAAVAGFADPILFLLLAGFVLAEALQKHGTDRRIAYHVLAAVGTSPHRIVFAVMLATAVLSMVVSNSATTAMMVPVAVSIADRVVADVEAGEPTTASRSNFRLALVLGVPYAATIGGVGTLIGTPPNAILVSQLAEQLAYTITFVEWLVIGVPFVVVGLPVTWYVLVTVYPPEVTDASSARVEARRYLRETGAPSTAERRVILVTAATAGLWLLGGLAFLFEGVLPAEWHATLFGGSGGHLFGSGGHQGALYYVVVGLAAIPALSIADVLEWEDVQRIDWGTIVLLGGGITLANALAATNATRWLAEGAVGSVAGAPLLVVALAVAAATIAVSEIASNTAMAAISIPVLIAMGPQYAGTLGSDPATASIFLAVTGGLAASFGFALPVATPPNAIAFGTGEMTKDDMLRPGLVLDVAMAVVTALLAYGLFTVVWPVVG, from the coding sequence ATGACCGACCGACGCTCGCTACTGGCGGCCGCCGTCGCGTTCGTCGCCGTCGCCACGGCCCCGCTCTCCGGGCTCGCGACGGCCGGCCAGTACGCGCTCGCGACGGCCGCGTTCGCGGGCACCCTCTGGGTGACCGGCGGACTCCCGCTGCCGGTCACTGCGCTGACGATCCCCGTGTTGCTGACGGCGTTCGGCGTCTTCCCGACCGTCGACGCCGCCGTCGCCGGCTTCGCGGACCCCATCCTGTTCCTCCTGCTTGCGGGGTTCGTCCTCGCCGAAGCGCTCCAGAAACACGGCACGGACCGGCGCATCGCCTACCACGTCCTCGCCGCCGTCGGGACCTCGCCACACCGCATCGTCTTCGCCGTGATGCTCGCGACGGCCGTCCTGTCGATGGTCGTCTCCAACTCGGCGACGACGGCGATGATGGTACCCGTCGCCGTCAGCATCGCCGACCGCGTCGTCGCCGACGTCGAGGCTGGCGAGCCGACCACCGCTTCGCGCTCGAACTTCCGGCTCGCGCTGGTGCTGGGCGTGCCCTACGCGGCCACCATCGGCGGCGTCGGCACGCTCATCGGTACGCCGCCGAACGCCATCCTCGTCTCGCAGCTGGCCGAACAGCTCGCGTACACCATCACGTTCGTCGAGTGGCTGGTAATCGGCGTGCCGTTCGTCGTCGTCGGACTCCCGGTGACGTGGTACGTCCTCGTCACCGTCTACCCGCCCGAGGTCACCGACGCGAGTTCCGCACGGGTGGAGGCGCGACGGTACCTGCGCGAGACCGGCGCGCCGTCGACCGCCGAGCGCCGCGTCATCCTGGTGACCGCTGCGACAGCCGGCCTGTGGCTGCTCGGCGGCCTCGCCTTCCTCTTCGAGGGCGTGCTCCCGGCAGAGTGGCACGCGACGCTGTTCGGCGGCTCCGGGGGCCACCTGTTCGGGAGTGGTGGCCACCAGGGCGCGCTCTACTACGTGGTCGTCGGACTCGCGGCGATTCCCGCACTCTCCATCGCCGACGTGCTCGAGTGGGAGGACGTCCAGCGGATCGACTGGGGGACCATCGTCCTGCTCGGCGGCGGCATCACGCTGGCGAACGCCCTGGCGGCGACGAACGCGACACGGTGGCTCGCCGAGGGCGCCGTCGGCTCGGTCGCCGGTGCACCGCTCCTGGTGGTCGCACTCGCCGTCGCCGCCGCGACCATCGCCGTCTCGGAGATCGCCTCGAACACCGCGATGGCGGCCATCTCGATTCCGGTGCTCATCGCCATGGGACCGCAGTACGCGGGGACGCTCGGCTCGGACCCGGCCACGGCCAGCATCTTCCTGGCGGTCACCGGCGGCCTCGCGGCGAGTTTCGGGTTCGCGCTCCCGGTGGCGACGCCGCCGAACGCCATCGCGTTCGGGACGGGCGAGATGACGAAAGACGACATGCTGCGCCCGGGCCTCGTCCTCGACGTCGCGATGGCCGTCGTCACCGCCCTGCTGGCCTACGGGCTGTTCACCGTCGTCTGGCCGGTTGTCGGCTGA
- a CDS encoding serine hydrolase domain-containing protein, protein MSPPHGTNSGGPSAASGLRTCSRRAVLGGLAGAGLATATPVGAAARQPNRGAQAEDGPLSDPVAFESFLDDVVQAQLSTHDIAGATVSVVDGETSFAKGYGYRDVAASEPVDAEETLFRIGSVSKLFTWTAAMQAVERGDLDVDVDVNQYLDAIPIPETYPEPVTLDHLATHTAGFEDRARGTFAAGPGAIAPLETVLREEQPARVRPPGRLPAYSNYGAALAGHLAATADGTTFESCIEQSVLEPLDMTRSTFAQPVPERLQDGLSEGFVPAGDGFRVGDFEYVGLPPTGSMAATATDMAKFVRAHLQGGATDDGRILDPESVAAMHRRRFGTDERLNGMCFGFYELSRDGVRIVGHEGDTELFHSLLVLLPEHDVGLFVSYNSPGGVEARRDFLDAFVEQYYSGDDQPPLVPDGRPERASELTGTYRSLRMPYTTSEKLIGATDTVLVSVDDRGRLRTVSTRTGTQQWVQQGPLYFEEVGGPDALAFGETDGEVTHLFFDSRPPTAYSRIARWEEPLFHATVLAVSLLVFLSALVGWPTAAVWRRAHGRSGPPSASLARWGRWVAGTAAGSYVGFVVVFGALLVTDPLVLFAGDPFTFRVLLLVALLGAVASVASAGVAVLAWWNGYWGRWRRLHYSLIALAGVATALVLAYWNLLWYQA, encoded by the coding sequence GTGAGTCCCCCACACGGAACGAACTCCGGTGGGCCGTCGGCCGCGTCTGGGCTGCGGACCTGTTCGCGACGCGCGGTGCTCGGCGGTCTCGCTGGTGCCGGCCTCGCGACGGCGACACCAGTCGGCGCCGCCGCTCGCCAGCCGAACCGGGGAGCCCAGGCTGAGGACGGCCCCCTGTCCGACCCCGTGGCGTTCGAGTCGTTCCTGGACGACGTGGTGCAGGCGCAACTGTCGACCCACGACATCGCGGGAGCGACCGTCTCGGTGGTGGACGGCGAGACGTCGTTCGCGAAGGGGTACGGCTACCGCGACGTGGCCGCCAGTGAACCCGTCGACGCCGAGGAGACGCTGTTCCGCATCGGCTCCGTCTCGAAGCTGTTCACGTGGACCGCGGCGATGCAGGCAGTCGAGCGCGGAGACCTCGACGTCGACGTCGACGTGAACCAGTACCTCGACGCGATACCGATCCCCGAGACGTACCCGGAGCCGGTCACGCTCGACCATCTCGCCACTCACACGGCCGGCTTCGAAGACCGCGCCCGGGGGACGTTCGCGGCCGGCCCGGGCGCGATAGCGCCCCTGGAGACGGTGTTGCGCGAGGAACAGCCGGCGCGCGTCCGCCCGCCGGGCCGACTCCCCGCGTACTCGAACTACGGCGCCGCGCTCGCGGGCCACCTCGCCGCGACAGCCGACGGCACGACCTTCGAGTCCTGCATCGAGCAGTCCGTCCTCGAACCGCTGGACATGACCCGGAGTACGTTCGCCCAGCCGGTCCCCGAGCGACTCCAGGACGGCCTCTCCGAGGGGTTCGTCCCGGCCGGCGACGGCTTCCGCGTGGGCGACTTCGAGTACGTCGGGCTGCCACCGACCGGTTCGATGGCCGCGACGGCGACGGACATGGCGAAGTTCGTGCGCGCCCACCTCCAGGGCGGCGCGACCGACGACGGCCGCATCCTCGACCCCGAGTCCGTCGCGGCGATGCACCGACGCCGCTTCGGCACCGACGAGCGGCTGAACGGGATGTGCTTCGGCTTCTACGAGCTGAGTCGCGACGGCGTTCGGATCGTCGGCCACGAGGGCGACACGGAGCTGTTCCACAGCCTCCTCGTGCTCCTCCCCGAACACGACGTCGGCCTGTTCGTCTCCTACAACAGCCCCGGCGGCGTCGAGGCGAGACGCGACTTCCTTGACGCGTTCGTGGAGCAGTACTACTCCGGCGACGACCAGCCACCGCTGGTCCCCGACGGGCGCCCGGAGCGTGCCTCGGAACTGACGGGCACCTACCGCTCGCTACGGATGCCGTACACGACCTCCGAGAAGCTCATCGGCGCGACCGACACCGTCCTGGTCTCCGTCGACGACCGCGGCCGACTCCGCACCGTGTCGACGCGGACCGGCACGCAGCAGTGGGTGCAGCAGGGGCCGCTGTACTTCGAGGAGGTCGGTGGTCCAGACGCGCTGGCGTTCGGCGAGACCGACGGCGAGGTGACTCACCTGTTCTTCGACAGTCGCCCACCCACGGCGTACAGCCGCATCGCGAGGTGGGAGGAGCCGCTGTTCCACGCTACCGTACTGGCCGTCTCGCTGCTGGTGTTTCTCTCCGCGCTGGTCGGCTGGCCCACGGCCGCAGTCTGGCGACGCGCCCACGGGCGTTCCGGTCCGCCGTCGGCGTCGCTCGCCCGGTGGGGTCGCTGGGTGGCCGGTACGGCCGCCGGGAGTTACGTGGGCTTCGTCGTGGTGTTCGGTGCGCTCCTCGTGACGGACCCGCTGGTGCTGTTCGCCGGCGACCCGTTCACGTTCCGGGTGCTCCTGCTGGTCGCGCTCCTGGGCGCCGTCGCGAGCGTCGCGAGCGCGGGGGTCGCCGTCCTCGCGTGGTGGAACGGCTACTGGGGGCGCTGGCGCCGCCTCCACTACTCGCTGATCGCGCTCGCGGGGGTCGCCACCGCGCTCGTGCTCGCCTACTGGAACCTCCTGTGGTACCAGGCGTGA
- a CDS encoding VIT1/CCC1 transporter family protein, giving the protein MLERLLGDEVDDAGGYIAEVIYGANDGIVTTFAVVAGVAGAALDPGIVLVLGVANLLADGFSMGMSNYLSQRSEQDYRAARGEAGGNGRPAVYTAGVTFLAFVVAGWAPLLPYAVGIEATFRLSVFVTGAAFFAVGASRSLVTNRRWYVAGGEMFVVGMLAAGVAYSTGAALGGFA; this is encoded by the coding sequence ATGCTCGAACGGCTACTCGGGGACGAAGTCGACGACGCGGGCGGGTACATCGCCGAGGTCATCTACGGCGCGAACGACGGCATCGTCACGACGTTCGCGGTCGTCGCGGGGGTCGCAGGCGCGGCACTCGACCCCGGGATCGTCCTCGTCCTCGGCGTCGCCAACCTGCTCGCCGACGGCTTCTCAATGGGGATGAGCAACTACCTCAGCCAGCGCTCCGAGCAGGACTATCGGGCCGCACGCGGCGAAGCTGGTGGGAACGGCCGGCCGGCGGTGTACACGGCCGGCGTGACGTTCCTCGCGTTCGTCGTCGCCGGCTGGGCACCGCTGCTACCGTACGCGGTGGGCATCGAGGCGACATTCCGGCTCTCCGTGTTCGTCACGGGCGCGGCGTTCTTCGCGGTCGGCGCCAGCCGGAGTCTCGTGACGAACCGCCGCTGGTACGTCGCGGGCGGCGAGATGTTCGTCGTCGGCATGCTCGCCGCCGGCGTCGCCTACAGCACTGGCGCCGCACTGGGCGGGTTCGCGTAG
- a CDS encoding potassium channel family protein: protein MYIVIVGAGDIGTPLIEIATKSGNEVVVIERDDERAERASAQYDCLVLNDDATSKETLRDAGVDRADALISTTDQDATNIMVCLLAQELEVPAVVSVVHNPEHMGLFRQIGVNTIENPQRLIAEYLYRAVKRPSIIDFMRIGDEAEVFEITVNPNAAIAGKTLQEANESGLLKGETLIVAIERDTESEPITPRGDTLVREGDLLTVYSAKGATPSVTDIFGHAEDQH from the coding sequence ATGTACATCGTCATCGTCGGTGCCGGTGACATCGGAACCCCGCTCATCGAGATCGCCACGAAGTCTGGCAACGAGGTCGTCGTCATCGAGCGCGACGACGAACGCGCCGAACGAGCGTCGGCCCAGTACGACTGCCTCGTCCTCAACGACGACGCGACGTCGAAGGAGACGCTGCGAGACGCCGGTGTCGACCGTGCCGACGCCCTCATCTCGACGACGGACCAGGACGCGACCAACATCATGGTCTGTCTGCTGGCACAGGAACTGGAAGTGCCAGCGGTCGTCTCGGTCGTCCACAACCCCGAACACATGGGGCTGTTCCGGCAGATCGGCGTGAACACGATCGAGAACCCCCAGCGGCTCATCGCCGAGTACCTCTACCGGGCCGTCAAGCGCCCCTCGATCATCGACTTCATGCGCATCGGCGACGAGGCGGAGGTCTTCGAGATCACGGTCAACCCGAACGCAGCCATCGCCGGGAAGACGTTACAGGAGGCCAACGAGTCGGGCCTGCTGAAGGGGGAGACGCTCATCGTCGCCATCGAGCGCGACACCGAGAGCGAACCGATCACCCCACGCGGGGACACCCTCGTCCGGGAGGGCGACCTGCTCACGGTCTACTCGGCGAAGGGCGCGACACCCAGCGTGACCGACATCTTCGGCCACGCAGAGGACCAGCACTGA
- a CDS encoding potassium transporter TrkG — translation MSRRHDGRVPTDLAIIARDIGSLLSMEAGLMVVTAAVAVGFQEFYAVLAFLLAGGVTAVVGGLARTTFADAPNPRMKHGMVIAAGGWLMVAAFGALPFLLTAWVTPPAVMDTFVPAGMDTGAWEPIGVSGTTTLSSLAYFRNPLHAFFESMSGWTGSGLTMAIHEPSLPRAIQWWRSFIQWVGGVGVIVLTVSILSRPGSGSYALYRSEAREEKIHPSVVSTVRTVWKLVVGYTLLSFVLLFAAIRASEFGSTLPLWEVAWQALNHAMTGLTTGGFSVTDNSIATYDSPLVEVVLLPIMILGAIAFPVHYVVLRDRTLGELVSDLQTRWLFVLLTLGVVVLSIQNVLSVPAAADAFATQSFLPFSVPTLDGAALDAIRDSTFQWVSAMSATGFQSAPIGRWFAGGKVLLVGAMILGGAAGSTVGGIKIIRGYTVARGIVWQFSRVFLPESAVITANIGDRTLDREAMEREFSEAAIVTLLWVLVLVASSLVLVNVAGPTFTYVDALFEVASAQGNVGLSSGITGPTMHPLAEGMFVLNMWVGRLEIIPVLVFVRAALYGLDP, via the coding sequence ATGTCTCGACGGCACGACGGCCGGGTCCCGACCGACCTGGCGATCATCGCCCGGGACATCGGTTCGCTCCTGTCGATGGAGGCCGGGCTGATGGTCGTCACCGCGGCCGTCGCCGTCGGGTTCCAGGAGTTCTACGCCGTACTGGCGTTCCTGCTCGCTGGAGGAGTTACGGCCGTCGTCGGTGGACTGGCCCGAACCACGTTCGCCGACGCGCCGAACCCCAGGATGAAACACGGCATGGTGATCGCCGCAGGCGGCTGGCTGATGGTGGCCGCCTTCGGCGCACTCCCCTTCCTGCTGACCGCGTGGGTGACACCGCCAGCAGTCATGGACACGTTCGTTCCGGCGGGCATGGACACGGGCGCCTGGGAGCCGATCGGAGTCAGCGGCACCACGACGCTCTCCAGTCTCGCGTACTTCCGGAACCCACTGCACGCCTTCTTCGAGAGTATGAGCGGCTGGACGGGGAGCGGCCTGACGATGGCGATCCACGAGCCCTCCCTCCCCCGTGCGATCCAGTGGTGGCGGTCGTTCATCCAGTGGGTCGGCGGCGTCGGCGTCATCGTCCTCACCGTCTCCATCCTCTCCCGACCGGGAAGTGGGAGTTACGCGCTCTACCGGAGCGAGGCCCGCGAGGAGAAGATCCACCCGAGCGTCGTCTCCACCGTCCGGACGGTGTGGAAGCTCGTCGTCGGCTACACGCTCCTCTCGTTCGTGCTGCTGTTCGCGGCGATCCGCGCCAGCGAGTTCGGCAGCACCCTCCCGCTGTGGGAGGTCGCCTGGCAGGCGCTCAACCACGCGATGACCGGCCTCACGACCGGGGGGTTCTCCGTCACCGACAACTCCATCGCGACGTACGACTCGCCACTCGTCGAGGTCGTCCTCCTGCCGATCATGATCCTGGGCGCTATCGCGTTCCCCGTCCACTACGTCGTCCTGCGGGACCGGACGCTGGGTGAACTCGTCTCGGACCTCCAGACGCGCTGGCTGTTCGTCCTGCTCACACTGGGCGTCGTCGTGCTCTCGATACAGAACGTCCTGTCCGTCCCGGCAGCGGCCGACGCGTTCGCCACGCAGTCGTTCCTGCCGTTCTCGGTCCCGACCCTCGACGGGGCGGCACTCGACGCGATCCGGGACTCGACGTTCCAGTGGGTGAGCGCGATGAGTGCGACGGGCTTCCAGTCGGCGCCGATCGGACGCTGGTTCGCCGGCGGCAAGGTGTTGCTCGTCGGAGCGATGATACTGGGTGGCGCTGCAGGGTCGACCGTCGGCGGCATCAAGATCATCCGCGGGTACACCGTCGCCCGCGGCATCGTCTGGCAGTTCTCCCGCGTCTTCCTCCCGGAGAGCGCCGTCATCACCGCGAACATCGGTGACCGCACGCTCGACCGCGAGGCGATGGAGCGGGAGTTCAGCGAAGCGGCGATCGTCACGCTCCTCTGGGTGCTCGTCCTCGTCGCCAGCAGCCTCGTACTCGTTAACGTCGCCGGCCCGACGTTCACCTACGTCGACGCGCTATTCGAGGTCGCCAGTGCACAGGGCAACGTCGGCCTCTCCTCGGGCATCACTGGCCCGACGATGCACCCGCTCGCCGAGGGGATGTTCGTCCTCAACATGTGGGTGGGCCGCCTCGAGATCATCCCCGTGCTCGTGTTCGTCCGGGCCGCACTGTACGGACTGGACCCGTGA